One segment of Rosa chinensis cultivar Old Blush chromosome 6, RchiOBHm-V2, whole genome shotgun sequence DNA contains the following:
- the LOC112171726 gene encoding protein RADIALIS-like 3 has translation MASSGSWTSRQNKMFENALAVYDKDTPDRWHNLARAVGGKTAEEVKRHYERLVEDVNRIESGEVPLPNYTRSSKSGSTGSNRSAYTNSMDIEDQRFKSLKLQ, from the exons ATGGCCTCATCGGGATCGTGGACATCAAGGCAAAACAAAATGTTCGAGAATGCTCTAGCAGTGTACGATAAGGATACCCCGGATAGGTGGCACAATCTGGCGAGAGCTGTGGGTGGTAAGACAGCGGAGGAAGTCAAGAGACACTATGAAAGGCTAGTTGAAGATGTCAACCGGATTGAGTCCGGCGAAGTGCCATTGCCAAATTACACCAGATCATCAAAATCTGGATCAACTGGGAGCAACAGATCAGCCTACACTAATTCCATGGACATTGAAGACCAAAG GTTCAAGAGTCTGAAATTACAGTGA